A portion of the Corynebacterium occultum genome contains these proteins:
- a CDS encoding YciI family protein codes for MSSYLLSVYNPAGSHEREFGPYPNAADMEAAFARTAEFNEFLQNSGTLVFAAGLSAPTLGVTVAPDGALIDGPAFHAESYLGGFWIIRAADFDVATRIAAQAAVACGGKVEVRQMESPED; via the coding sequence ATGAGCAGCTATTTATTGTCCGTGTATAACCCGGCCGGCTCTCATGAGCGGGAATTCGGCCCCTATCCCAACGCTGCCGATATGGAGGCAGCTTTCGCCCGGACCGCAGAATTCAACGAATTCCTCCAGAACTCCGGCACCCTGGTCTTCGCCGCGGGTCTCTCCGCCCCGACTCTCGGGGTGACTGTCGCCCCCGATGGTGCGCTTATCGACGGCCCCGCCTTTCACGCCGAGTCCTACCTCGGCGGCTTCTGGATCATCCGGGCCGCAGACTTCGATGTGGCCACCAGGATTGCCGCCCAGGCGGCTGTCGCATGTGGGGGCAAGGTAGAGGTCAGGCAGATGGAAAGTCCGGAGGACTAG
- a CDS encoding tautomerase family protein: MPTYTCWSQGDWISREVKTRIAAAITDAHHHLAKAPRYLVQVFFQEVNADSHFIGGHPAPANQVWIRGEIRSGRTLEQKQALLARLTAEVAEILDIPTEEVWVYLAEIPGSNMTEYGHLLREPGEETAWFNDLPVQLQARLRSRS, from the coding sequence ATGCCCACCTATACCTGCTGGTCGCAGGGGGACTGGATCTCCCGGGAGGTCAAGACCCGGATCGCCGCCGCAATCACTGATGCCCATCACCACCTCGCCAAAGCACCGCGTTATCTGGTGCAGGTGTTCTTCCAGGAGGTCAACGCCGACTCTCATTTCATCGGTGGGCACCCCGCCCCGGCGAACCAGGTGTGGATCCGGGGTGAGATCCGTTCGGGGCGCACCCTGGAACAGAAGCAGGCCCTCCTGGCCCGACTCACGGCAGAAGTGGCGGAGATCCTGGACATCCCCACTGAGGAGGTCTGGGTTTATCTCGCTGAAATTCCGGGATCCAACATGACCGAATATGGTCACCTGCTGCGGGAACCCGGGGAAGAGACAGCCTGGTTCAATGATCTGCCGGTGCAGCTGCAGGCGAGACTGCGTTCCAGGTCCTGA
- a CDS encoding macrolide 2'-phosphotransferase produces MTSDHREILDLARDHGLELDPESFRIIEMGLDFRVVLGDAADPQSQVSRWVLRIPRRPAVMEQARVEGKVLTLVAPQLGVDVPDWRIHSDTLIAYPLLPGEPGLELNETGEPVWAVDPSSEAYSLSLAELLAQLHQIDPATAAATGISVHTPEQARQQWQDQITRVGEEFTIAKHLLERWQAWLSEDSYWPDHCVLTHGEIYPGHTLIREGRISGVLDWTTASVTDPAKDLLFHQATASPEAFALTLRRYEELGGRTWPRLVEHCAEMFAANALGYAIYALETGAEEHREAARAGLNPPAVS; encoded by the coding sequence ATGACTTCCGACCACCGCGAAATCCTCGACCTGGCCCGCGACCACGGCCTTGAACTCGACCCGGAGAGCTTCCGGATCATCGAGATGGGCCTGGACTTCCGGGTCGTGCTTGGCGACGCCGCAGACCCGCAGAGCCAGGTGTCCCGCTGGGTGCTGCGCATCCCCCGCCGCCCCGCGGTGATGGAACAGGCCCGGGTGGAGGGCAAGGTGCTCACCCTGGTGGCACCGCAGCTGGGGGTTGACGTTCCCGATTGGCGCATCCACTCCGACACCCTCATCGCCTATCCCCTGCTCCCCGGGGAACCCGGACTGGAACTTAATGAGACGGGAGAGCCGGTCTGGGCGGTGGACCCCTCCTCCGAGGCATATTCCCTCTCCCTGGCAGAGCTTCTGGCACAGCTGCACCAGATCGACCCGGCCACCGCCGCCGCAACCGGGATCAGCGTGCACACCCCGGAACAGGCCCGCCAGCAGTGGCAGGACCAGATCACCCGGGTGGGGGAAGAATTCACCATCGCCAAACACCTCCTGGAACGCTGGCAGGCCTGGCTGTCAGAAGACAGCTACTGGCCTGATCACTGCGTACTCACCCACGGGGAGATCTATCCCGGCCACACCCTCATCCGGGAGGGCCGCATCAGCGGAGTGCTGGACTGGACCACCGCCTCAGTCACCGACCCGGCGAAAGATCTCCTCTTCCACCAGGCCACCGCCTCCCCGGAAGCCTTTGCCCTCACCCTTCGCCGTTATGAGGAACTGGGGGGCCGAACCTGGCCGCGCCTAGTGGAACACTGCGCCGAGATGTTCGCCGCCAATGCACTCGGCTACGCGATCTACGCCCTGGAGACAGGCGCCGAGGAGCACCGCGAAGCTGCCCGTGCGGGACTGAACCCGCCGGCGGTGTCCTGA
- a CDS encoding nucleoside deaminase: protein MITAVDRKHLRRCIELAEQALASGNSPFGSILVAEGGVVLFEDHSRDAEGDLTRHPELEIARWAVQNLSPEDRMMSTVYTSGEHCPMCAAAHAWAGLGRIVYASSSAQLGSWLNDFGAPLAPVEGLPIRQVAPSLLVEGPVEELAAEVKELQRFYHRQADS from the coding sequence ATGATCACCGCCGTGGACCGGAAGCATCTCAGGCGCTGCATTGAGCTGGCTGAGCAGGCCTTGGCCAGCGGTAATAGTCCCTTCGGTTCCATCCTGGTCGCGGAGGGCGGAGTGGTTCTCTTTGAGGATCACAGCCGTGATGCGGAGGGGGATCTCACCCGCCATCCGGAGTTGGAGATCGCCCGCTGGGCGGTGCAGAATCTCAGCCCTGAGGACCGGATGATGTCCACCGTCTACACCTCCGGGGAGCATTGCCCGATGTGCGCGGCGGCGCATGCCTGGGCCGGGCTGGGCAGAATCGTCTACGCCAGTTCTTCCGCTCAGCTGGGCAGCTGGCTCAATGATTTCGGTGCCCCGTTGGCGCCGGTGGAGGGATTGCCGATCCGCCAGGTCGCCCCCTCCCTGCTGGTGGAGGGGCCGGTGGAGGAGTTGGCCGCTGAGGTCAAGGAACTGCAGCGTTTCTACCACCGGCAAGCTGATTCCTGA
- a CDS encoding LysR family transcriptional regulator encodes MDSRQLHYLRTIIDQGSFTAAADVLFLTQPSLSTAIRGLEKELGTELLIRNRNGVSATEAGREVYRLATHVLDQMADTKHKIQELATGTTGQISLDVAPEFNWSYLPPLLRRLRHELPQVTLTLSDPEPIVTLRNIKSGRTDIGIMPSSDLERLTALHPDLNFEKLVTLPMVLGLPPEHPAAAPEIKAVHLREIRDTDWLVPTRHPEFPGLPESLDRFWALNPDARPNRVHQIATLQTALPLIAGGVGVSILPNFTTGLNSDAFVHREILDDIPPLHMVMLWRSQNYLPPVVSRVLDLIRGKIAEVENDTAQDQESACRW; translated from the coding sequence ATGGATAGTCGGCAGCTCCACTACCTGCGCACCATCATCGATCAGGGTTCCTTCACCGCCGCCGCCGATGTCCTCTTTCTGACACAACCCTCCCTTTCCACTGCGATCCGGGGCCTGGAGAAAGAACTGGGCACCGAGCTGCTCATCCGGAACCGGAACGGGGTCAGCGCCACCGAAGCCGGCCGAGAGGTCTACCGTCTGGCCACCCACGTGCTGGACCAGATGGCGGACACCAAACACAAGATCCAGGAACTGGCCACCGGCACCACCGGGCAGATCAGCCTGGATGTCGCCCCCGAATTCAACTGGTCCTATCTGCCTCCGCTGCTACGCCGCCTCCGCCACGAATTACCCCAGGTGACCCTCACCCTCTCCGACCCGGAACCCATCGTCACCCTGCGCAACATCAAGAGCGGCAGAACCGATATCGGCATCATGCCCAGCAGTGACCTGGAACGCTTGACGGCCCTGCACCCCGACCTGAACTTCGAGAAGCTGGTCACCCTCCCCATGGTGCTGGGGCTGCCTCCGGAGCACCCTGCGGCGGCACCTGAGATCAAGGCGGTGCACCTCCGGGAAATCCGGGACACCGACTGGCTGGTACCCACCCGGCATCCCGAATTCCCGGGGCTACCGGAATCCCTGGATCGTTTCTGGGCCCTGAACCCCGACGCCAGACCCAACCGGGTCCACCAGATCGCCACCCTGCAGACCGCACTCCCCCTGATCGCCGGCGGGGTGGGTGTGTCCATCCTGCCGAACTTCACCACCGGGCTGAACTCGGATGCCTTCGTGCACCGCGAAATCCTCGATGACATCCCACCCCTGCACATGGTCATGCTCTGGCGCAGCCAGAACTACCTGCCCCCGGTGGTGAGCAGGGTGCTCGACCTGATCCGCGGCAAGATCGCCGAGGTGGAAAATGACACCGCGCAGGATCAGGAATCAGCTTGCCGGTGGTAG
- a CDS encoding maleylacetate reductase yields MSGYEFTHQTLGQRVRFGRGQVGQHVAEEVKGHDATKVMLISSEREAPQASQATELIDIALNWAEVTQHVPVDLARRATLAARESGVDLILSVGGGSTTGLAKAIALETAIPVVAVPTTYAGSEATNMWGMTEEATKSTGLDDKVLPRAVIYDAELVATLPMGLAVASALNAMAHCVDSLWAPKADPINQVNALEGARALASALRRIHADPDDVEARGEAFYGCYLAAVSFASAGSGLHHKICHILGGTFNLPHAETHATVLPHVLAFNAPAVPELGERLARALSGGDSHPGGAVGALADLYREVEAPGALAEVGFTAEGIPEAVRRTLAVVPASNPVTATEENITQLLTNALEGEFATRKA; encoded by the coding sequence ATGAGCGGCTATGAATTCACTCACCAGACCCTGGGACAACGGGTTCGTTTCGGTCGGGGCCAGGTCGGACAGCACGTCGCCGAGGAGGTCAAGGGGCACGACGCCACCAAGGTGATGCTGATCTCCAGTGAACGTGAAGCCCCCCAAGCTTCCCAGGCCACCGAGCTTATCGACATCGCGCTGAACTGGGCCGAGGTCACCCAGCACGTCCCCGTGGACCTGGCCCGGCGCGCCACCCTCGCCGCCCGGGAGTCCGGGGTGGATCTGATTCTTTCGGTGGGTGGTGGTTCCACCACCGGTCTGGCCAAGGCCATCGCCTTGGAGACCGCCATCCCGGTGGTTGCGGTGCCCACCACCTATGCCGGTTCTGAGGCCACCAATATGTGGGGGATGACGGAGGAGGCCACCAAGAGCACCGGCCTGGACGACAAGGTGCTGCCGAGGGCGGTCATCTATGACGCCGAGTTGGTGGCCACCCTGCCGATGGGGTTGGCGGTGGCCAGTGCGCTCAATGCCATGGCGCATTGTGTGGATTCGCTCTGGGCTCCGAAGGCTGATCCGATCAACCAGGTCAATGCCCTGGAGGGGGCCAGGGCGTTGGCCAGTGCGCTGCGCCGTATCCACGCGGATCCTGATGATGTTGAGGCCCGGGGTGAGGCTTTCTACGGCTGTTATCTGGCGGCGGTTTCCTTCGCTTCCGCGGGTTCCGGTCTGCACCACAAGATCTGCCATATTCTCGGCGGCACCTTCAACCTGCCGCATGCGGAGACCCATGCCACTGTGTTGCCTCATGTCCTGGCTTTCAACGCCCCGGCCGTCCCGGAGCTGGGGGAGCGTCTGGCCCGTGCCCTAAGCGGTGGGGATTCCCATCCGGGGGGTGCGGTGGGTGCCCTGGCGGATCTTTACCGCGAGGTGGAGGCCCCGGGGGCCCTTGCCGAGGTCGGTTTCACCGCTGAGGGTATCCCCGAAGCAGTCCGCCGCACCCTGGCCGTCGTCCCGGCGTCCAACCCGGTCACCGCGACCGAGGAGAACATCACCCAGTTGCTCACCAACGCCCTTGAGGGCGAATTTGCCACCCGAAAGGCCTGA
- a CDS encoding intradiol ring-cleavage dioxygenase: protein MTTTATTAEKLAAVIEQSQREARLTEEVVASFAGAEDPRLKQIMEATVRHLHALVREVRLTEEEWEYAIDFLTRVGHITDDRRQEFVLLSDVLGVSMQTIAVNNPAAGDATEATVFGPFHVEDSPEIEIGGDIAGGAVGQPCWVEGTVTDTEGNPVAGAKIEAWEADEDGFYDVQYSDERTAGRAWLRTDENGRYAFWALTPTPYPIPHDGPVGQMLQAVDRSPVRAAHLHFMVTAEGYRRLVTHIFVTGDPQLEIGDSVFGVKESLIKDFIPQPAGTPTPDGRNLGEKTWARARFDVVLAQD, encoded by the coding sequence ATGACCACCACCGCAACCACCGCCGAGAAGCTCGCCGCCGTCATTGAGCAGTCCCAGCGTGAAGCCAGGCTCACCGAGGAGGTCGTCGCCTCTTTCGCCGGGGCGGAGGATCCCCGCCTGAAGCAGATCATGGAGGCCACGGTCCGTCACCTGCATGCCCTGGTCCGGGAGGTTCGTCTGACGGAGGAGGAGTGGGAGTATGCCATTGACTTCCTCACCCGGGTCGGGCATATCACCGATGATCGCCGCCAGGAGTTTGTGCTGCTCTCTGATGTGCTGGGGGTGTCCATGCAGACCATCGCGGTGAATAACCCGGCCGCGGGGGATGCCACGGAGGCCACCGTATTCGGTCCCTTCCATGTGGAGGATTCCCCGGAGATCGAGATCGGCGGGGACATCGCCGGGGGCGCGGTCGGCCAGCCCTGCTGGGTGGAGGGCACCGTCACCGACACTGAGGGCAACCCCGTTGCCGGGGCGAAGATCGAGGCCTGGGAGGCCGATGAGGATGGTTTCTATGATGTCCAGTACAGCGATGAGCGCACCGCGGGGCGGGCCTGGTTGCGCACCGATGAAAATGGGCGCTACGCCTTCTGGGCACTGACCCCCACTCCCTATCCGATCCCCCATGATGGTCCGGTTGGCCAGATGTTGCAGGCCGTGGACCGCTCCCCGGTGCGTGCCGCGCACCTTCACTTCATGGTCACCGCCGAGGGTTACCGTCGCCTGGTCACCCATATCTTCGTCACCGGTGATCCCCAGCTGGAGATCGGGGATTCCGTTTTCGGGGTCAAGGAATCCCTGATCAAGGATTTCATCCCACAGCCCGCCGGGACCCCGACCCCGGATGGCCGGAATCTGGGTGAGAAGACCTGGGCGCGGGCCCGCTTCGATGTGGTCCTGGCCCAGGACTGA
- a CDS encoding VOC family protein, protein MRINITSVFVDDQEKARDFYTQKLGFQIRHNVPVDGTAFWLTVVSPENPEGTELLLEPDGHPAVKPFKEALVADGIPAAQFAVDDLAAEVERLKGLGVKFTMEPVDMDNIAFAVLDDTCGNLIQIAQYKI, encoded by the coding sequence ATGCGCATCAACATCACCAGCGTCTTCGTTGACGACCAGGAAAAAGCCCGCGACTTCTACACCCAAAAACTCGGCTTCCAGATCCGCCACAACGTGCCCGTGGACGGCACCGCCTTCTGGCTGACCGTGGTCTCCCCGGAAAACCCGGAGGGAACCGAGCTGCTGCTCGAACCGGACGGCCACCCCGCGGTCAAACCCTTCAAGGAGGCACTCGTCGCGGACGGCATCCCCGCCGCCCAGTTCGCCGTCGATGACCTCGCCGCCGAGGTGGAAAGACTCAAGGGGCTCGGCGTGAAATTCACCATGGAACCGGTGGACATGGACAACATCGCCTTCGCAGTCCTCGATGACACCTGCGGCAACCTCATCCAGATCGCCCAGTACAAGATCTAG
- a CDS encoding DUF5701 family protein encodes MDIRAQGEKLIELGVPALAGMSAEAFRGDIAKVKVTGEKPLLVVGPALLPASRLAPLLQRAGKPGFVVTDMTDLDGFHALPDLDVPSAGLYTIEKVERGDELLNWSPAEAMPELLGRGRRPLSINEGISWLLQDPAQLEPGKCFMTIASRKPARSGKGLDARTPAIWISGGTGRDGKENKNTTKVGWCWHNNRHTWLGFASCAKG; translated from the coding sequence ATGGATATCAGGGCCCAGGGTGAAAAACTCATCGAACTCGGTGTGCCGGCACTGGCGGGCATGAGCGCCGAAGCTTTCCGGGGGGACATTGCGAAGGTGAAGGTGACGGGGGAGAAACCACTGCTGGTGGTCGGTCCTGCCCTGTTGCCGGCTTCCCGCCTGGCCCCACTGCTGCAGCGCGCCGGGAAACCCGGTTTCGTGGTCACCGACATGACCGACCTCGATGGATTCCATGCCTTGCCGGACCTGGATGTTCCGAGCGCAGGCCTCTACACCATCGAAAAGGTGGAACGTGGGGATGAACTGCTGAACTGGTCCCCGGCGGAGGCCATGCCGGAACTGCTGGGTCGGGGCCGACGCCCCCTGAGCATCAACGAGGGAATCTCCTGGTTGCTGCAGGATCCTGCGCAGTTGGAACCCGGTAAATGCTTCATGACGATCGCCTCCCGCAAGCCCGCACGCAGCGGCAAGGGGCTGGATGCCCGCACGCCGGCGATCTGGATCAGCGGTGGCACCGGTCGGGACGGCAAGGAAAACAAGAACACCACGAAGGTGGGCTGGTGCTGGCACAACAACCGACACACCTGGCTGGGATTCGCCTCCTGTGCGAAAGGTTAA
- a CDS encoding SPFH domain-containing protein produces MLYTSPSATEALIVTGGLTKRTPEKPFKIVAGRGVFWLPFFQQVRKLNLGTYSVDVRITAQTAQKIDINVAANAIFRVDPSEEGIVSAARYIEKSDDEIEDIIRKEFDGETRSLIGQMSVEDIITDRMALASEVITNITPKLLSMGWKVDSFQISSITDDNNHIANLSKPELARVEQAAAIAQAEANARVIEKEQEAERLTSQYRRDTDLQVSENTKETAKARAEAEQSGPKAEAEARIEVEEKLSLLAAAQATRREAELETEVIKPAEAAARERLITAEADAEAQRKLAASIASERGILLEKDMLDNLPAIMESLSGALSNGKLTFLGDGEDFNSLIAKLVGTATTLRDTLGDTSQGKLDRTDAPQSTQPEH; encoded by the coding sequence ATGCTCTACACCTCTCCCTCCGCGACCGAAGCCCTCATTGTTACGGGCGGATTGACCAAACGCACCCCCGAAAAACCTTTCAAGATCGTCGCAGGTCGGGGTGTATTCTGGCTTCCCTTCTTCCAGCAGGTCAGAAAACTCAACCTGGGGACCTACAGTGTCGATGTCCGCATCACCGCCCAGACCGCCCAGAAGATCGACATCAATGTCGCCGCCAATGCCATCTTCCGCGTGGACCCCTCCGAGGAAGGCATCGTCTCCGCGGCACGCTACATCGAAAAATCCGACGATGAGATCGAAGACATCATCCGCAAGGAATTCGACGGTGAAACCCGGAGCCTGATCGGCCAGATGTCCGTTGAGGACATCATCACGGACCGCATGGCCCTGGCCAGTGAAGTCATCACCAACATCACCCCGAAGCTGCTGAGCATGGGGTGGAAGGTCGACAGTTTCCAGATCTCCTCCATCACCGACGACAACAATCACATCGCCAACCTCTCCAAGCCGGAGCTGGCCCGAGTGGAGCAGGCCGCCGCCATCGCCCAGGCTGAGGCCAACGCCCGCGTCATCGAAAAGGAACAGGAAGCCGAACGGCTGACCTCCCAGTATCGTCGCGACACCGATCTGCAGGTCTCGGAGAACACCAAGGAGACAGCCAAGGCACGTGCCGAGGCTGAACAGTCCGGGCCAAAAGCCGAAGCTGAGGCACGCATCGAGGTGGAGGAGAAGCTGAGCCTGTTGGCCGCGGCCCAGGCCACACGACGCGAAGCGGAACTGGAGACCGAAGTCATCAAACCTGCTGAGGCAGCCGCCCGCGAACGCCTCATCACCGCCGAAGCAGATGCCGAAGCCCAGCGAAAGCTGGCTGCCTCCATCGCCTCCGAGCGGGGGATCCTCCTGGAGAAGGACATGCTGGACAATCTGCCGGCCATCATGGAATCACTCTCCGGTGCACTGTCCAACGGCAAGCTCACCTTCTTGGGCGACGGTGAAGACTTCAACAGCCTGATCGCCAAGCTCGTCGGTACCGCCACCACCCTGCGTGACACGCTCGGCGACACCTCCCAGGGAAAACTGGACCGCACCGACGCACCGCAGTCCACCCAGCCGGAACACTGA
- a CDS encoding succinic semialdehyde dehydrogenase: MNSITVTSPSDGRILGTVPAHTATDTSRAFERARRAQKQWAHTPVKERREIMLSLHDLVLHRQEQILDTIQDESGKNRASAFDEVMDVAVTARHYAYATAALLHPDRVKGALPLLTSVEVQHSPKGVVGIIAPWNYPLVMAVSDAIPAILAGNTVVLKPDDKTPLSALLAAELLAEAGLPQDVFQVVTGTAEEVGQQIVAECDYLMFTGSTKTGRLLASQAGERLIDFSAELGGKNPLIIAADADLNKVVPGAITACFSNSGQLCISIERIYVHRNLAAEFSARFQAATKVLRVGAGREWTVEMGSLISEEQLARVQSFVDDAVARGATILSGGHALPELGPCFFAPTILSDVPEDAELFREEAFGPVAAIEIVDSHEEAIRRANDSDYGLNASVWAKPATGRKIAAQLEFGTVNINEGFAAAWGSLDAPMGGWKASGVGRRHADEGLLKYTESRTVALQRGLSIAGPSKLSRERYARTLSTALRLGKRVLR; this comes from the coding sequence ATGAACAGCATCACCGTCACCTCCCCTTCCGACGGCCGGATCCTCGGCACCGTTCCGGCACACACGGCCACGGACACCTCCCGGGCCTTTGAACGCGCCCGTCGCGCCCAGAAACAGTGGGCCCACACCCCGGTCAAGGAACGCCGGGAGATCATGCTGAGTCTGCATGATCTGGTGTTGCACCGCCAGGAACAGATTCTGGACACCATCCAGGATGAGTCCGGTAAGAACCGGGCCAGCGCCTTCGATGAGGTGATGGATGTGGCGGTCACCGCCCGCCATTACGCCTATGCCACCGCCGCACTGCTGCATCCCGACCGTGTCAAGGGAGCCTTGCCGCTGCTGACCTCGGTGGAGGTGCAGCACTCTCCCAAGGGTGTGGTCGGCATCATCGCCCCCTGGAATTATCCGCTGGTCATGGCGGTGTCTGATGCGATCCCGGCGATCCTGGCCGGTAATACAGTCGTGCTAAAACCGGATGATAAAACCCCGCTCAGTGCCCTGCTCGCAGCAGAGCTCCTGGCGGAGGCCGGCCTGCCGCAGGATGTCTTCCAGGTGGTCACCGGCACCGCAGAGGAGGTCGGCCAGCAGATCGTGGCGGAATGCGACTACCTGATGTTCACCGGTTCCACGAAGACCGGACGCCTGCTGGCCAGTCAGGCCGGGGAACGGCTGATCGATTTCTCCGCGGAGCTCGGTGGCAAAAACCCCCTGATCATCGCCGCTGATGCCGACCTGAACAAGGTGGTACCCGGCGCAATCACCGCCTGCTTCTCCAACTCCGGCCAGCTGTGCATCTCCATCGAGAGGATCTACGTCCACCGGAATCTCGCCGCCGAGTTCAGCGCCCGTTTCCAGGCCGCCACCAAGGTCCTGCGGGTCGGGGCCGGGCGGGAATGGACCGTGGAGATGGGTTCCCTGATCTCCGAGGAACAGCTGGCCAGGGTGCAATCGTTTGTCGACGACGCGGTGGCCCGGGGTGCCACCATCCTCAGCGGTGGGCACGCCCTGCCCGAGCTGGGCCCCTGCTTCTTCGCCCCCACCATCTTGAGCGATGTTCCGGAGGATGCGGAGCTCTTCCGCGAGGAGGCCTTCGGCCCGGTGGCGGCCATTGAGATTGTGGACAGCCACGAAGAAGCCATCCGGCGGGCCAATGATTCCGACTACGGACTCAACGCCAGTGTCTGGGCGAAACCGGCCACGGGGCGGAAGATCGCTGCGCAGCTGGAGTTCGGCACCGTGAACATCAATGAGGGTTTCGCCGCCGCCTGGGGCAGCCTGGACGCACCGATGGGTGGTTGGAAGGCCTCGGGGGTGGGGCGTCGTCACGCAGACGAGGGCCTGTTGAAGTACACCGAGTCCCGTACCGTCGCACTGCAGCGGGGGTTGTCGATCGCAGGTCCCTCGAAGCTGTCACGGGAGAGGTACGCCAGGACCTTGAGCACCGCGCTGCGACTGGGTAAGAGGGTGTTGCGCTGA
- a CDS encoding DUF4395 domain-containing protein codes for MISSLFSFPNPVNEHAARLTAGLVVILALATIFTAGPLRLVLLSLLTAGFVLRVAGGPRYSPFGRLSVHVLVPLLGAKPVWTAGPPKRFAQVIGLVVSGTALGFTLLGWPMAATLMLLILAVAASLESLLGFCLGCEVFGLLMRSGVIPESVCEECASVSKGLSNVSPNRIHVQHIDVGVQVHKN; via the coding sequence GTGATCTCATCTTTGTTCTCTTTTCCTAACCCAGTCAATGAGCACGCCGCCCGACTCACCGCAGGCCTGGTGGTCATCCTGGCCCTGGCCACCATCTTCACCGCCGGCCCCCTCCGACTGGTACTGCTCAGCCTGCTCACCGCGGGCTTTGTGCTGCGGGTCGCCGGTGGCCCCCGCTACTCCCCCTTCGGCCGACTCTCCGTCCATGTCCTGGTGCCGCTGCTGGGTGCCAAACCGGTGTGGACCGCCGGCCCGCCGAAGCGTTTCGCCCAGGTCATCGGCCTGGTTGTCAGTGGCACCGCCCTGGGTTTCACCCTGCTCGGCTGGCCGATGGCCGCCACCCTGATGCTGCTGATCCTGGCGGTCGCCGCCAGCCTGGAATCCCTGCTCGGCTTCTGCCTGGGCTGCGAGGTCTTCGGCCTGCTGATGCGTTCAGGTGTGATCCCGGAGAGCGTCTGTGAGGAATGCGCCAGCGTATCCAAGGGGCTCAGCAATGTCTCCCCCAACCGGATCCACGTTCAGCACATTGATGTCGGGGTTCAGGTCCACAAGAACTGA
- a CDS encoding SDR family oxidoreductase, which yields MPSIFISGAARGLGRAVAEKFLAEGWTVGAYDIAPITYEHPHLFSGILDVTDAASWEEALGEFATHSGGLIDVVDNNAGILIDGALSSLGPNAVARQIEVNCLGVTLGAQAAHPYLKKSKGQLVNMASASAIHGQPNIAVYSATKSYVGGLTEALGLEWRRDGIRVIDLWPLWARTGLAEVEAPSVRRLGVRITPEQVAQTLWRAVNYKNRWERGKVHHGVSTLDKALYLGRSLAPDRVARLLTRVIAG from the coding sequence ATGCCAAGTATCTTCATCAGTGGTGCCGCCCGGGGCCTCGGCCGGGCCGTCGCCGAGAAATTCCTCGCCGAAGGCTGGACCGTCGGTGCCTATGACATCGCCCCCATCACCTATGAACACCCCCACCTGTTCAGCGGCATCCTCGATGTCACCGATGCCGCCAGCTGGGAGGAAGCCCTGGGGGAGTTCGCCACCCACAGCGGTGGGCTTATCGACGTCGTGGACAACAACGCCGGCATCCTCATCGATGGGGCACTCTCCTCCCTCGGCCCCAACGCGGTGGCCCGGCAGATCGAGGTGAACTGCCTCGGCGTCACCCTGGGTGCGCAGGCCGCCCACCCTTATCTGAAAAAATCCAAGGGGCAGCTGGTGAACATGGCCTCCGCCTCCGCCATTCACGGGCAGCCGAACATCGCCGTCTACTCCGCCACCAAATCCTATGTCGGTGGACTGACCGAGGCCCTGGGCCTGGAGTGGCGCAGGGACGGCATCCGGGTGATCGATCTCTGGCCACTGTGGGCACGGACCGGACTGGCTGAGGTGGAGGCCCCCTCGGTGCGCAGGCTCGGGGTACGGATCACCCCGGAGCAGGTGGCGCAGACCCTCTGGCGGGCGGTGAATTACAAGAACCGTTGGGAACGCGGGAAGGTTCACCATGGGGTCTCCACCCTGGATAAGGCGCTCTACCTGGGCCGTTCTCTGGCCCCGGACCGGGTGGCCAGGTTGCTGACCAGGGTGATTGCTGGTTGA
- a CDS encoding RidA family protein, with protein sequence MSEIQARPVSAVMPSQLPAGPAERTVYSYGVRAGDSLHISGMVAFDSEANIIGEGDIEAQTEQVFQNLRAVVEEAGGTINDIVSTTTYLTDVTDAPVVNAARARHFTGEVLPTHTVLGVAALARPQFLVEISGVAYLGSR encoded by the coding sequence ATGAGCGAAATTCAGGCCCGTCCCGTCTCTGCCGTCATGCCCTCCCAGCTGCCCGCGGGGCCCGCCGAACGCACCGTCTACTCCTATGGCGTGCGAGCCGGCGATAGTCTCCATATTTCGGGGATGGTCGCCTTTGATTCTGAAGCGAATATCATCGGCGAGGGGGATATTGAGGCGCAGACAGAGCAGGTTTTTCAGAATCTACGAGCTGTAGTTGAGGAAGCCGGTGGCACGATCAACGACATTGTCTCAACCACCACCTACCTCACCGACGTCACAGATGCCCCTGTGGTTAATGCTGCCCGGGCCCGTCATTTCACGGGTGAGGTTCTTCCCACTCATACAGTTCTCGGCGTCGCCGCACTCGCGCGGCCCCAGTTCCTCGTGGAAATTTCTGGGGTCGCTTACCTGGGATCCCGTTAA